GCGTATTCCGGACCAGCGAATCGAATCCGGGCGGCAGAATCGTATCGGCGTGGAGGAACAGAAGGTACTCTCCGGCCGCCGCACGGGCGCCGAGATTCATCTGCACGGCCCTGCCCCGCGGACAATTAAGGACTTTCAAGCCCAGTTCCACGGCCAGTGCGGAGGTTCCGTCGCCGCTGCCGCAATCGGCAACGATCACCTCGACACTTTCTCCTGCCGCCCGGAGCGCGGCAACCGCCCGGGACAGGATTCCGCGTTCGTTCAGGGTGGGAATCACCACCGATACCAGTTTGGATTCACGTCCGTGGAGCAGCAAGCCGCTGACCGTTTCCGCTCCCGGCAGCGATGAGGGGCTGTCCAGGTCCGCCAGCCGGTCAACCGTGGCCACGCTCAGATCCGCCGCGAGTGCCTTCTGCATCGTCTGTTCCAACACGCCGGGAGTGCTCCACTCGATCCCGGTGAAAATCCCATGGGCGCTAAGCCGCAGCCCCACAAGGTAGTAGCCTCCGTCTTCGGCCGGACCCAGCACCACATCGTGCGTTTCGAGAGAGTCGAACGCCCGCCGAAGAATCTCCGCGTGCAGCCCCGGCAGGTCAGTGCCGATCAGCACCGCCGCGCACACTCCATCGGCCAGCGCCCGCTCCAGGCAGGAGTGCATCCGCTCGCCCAGGCCGCCGCCGGACTGCGGGACGTAACTCAGGCCCGGTCCCAGCCAGCGTTTCATCCGGGAGGCCGATCCGCCGGAACAGCTGACTTCCACCTCGAGTCCGGGGAACTCGATCAGGCTTCTGGCCGCGGCCACGGTCCGCTCGGTGAGCAGGCGCTGCACCCGGCTGGCCCCCGCCTCCCCCAGTTCACCGATCAGCCGGGTCTTGGCCGAGCCGGGCGAGGGAAAGCGGCTGAACACGATCAGCCGTCGCTGAGCGGGACCGGCGACCCTGGTCAGGAAACCTTTCAGCGCCTCGCGAAAAATAACGTAGAGGATTTTGCCGCCAGCCCCGATCACTCCACGGACAGTCCCGCTGACTTTCGAGACCCCGATCCGGTTGCGGTAGTCAACCGGGACCTCCAGGGTACGCAGGCCGTGCCTGATCGCCTTGATCTGCATTTCGATGGTCCAGCCGTAGTTGCGGTCCCGCATGTCCAGCTTGCGCAGGGCCGGGGCGCTGATCGCGCGGAACGGACCCAGATCGGTGTAGTCA
This sequence is a window from Candidatus Glassbacteria bacterium. Protein-coding genes within it:
- a CDS encoding DUF2064 domain-containing protein, coding for MLRRIGMRHGKKIAVVIPALNEERSIVRVIGEIPAWADRVIVADNGSTDRTAGVVRATGRAEVIVQQERGYGAACLAGIAAAEDADILVFLDADLSDYPSRMALLVDPLADGRADMCLGSRRLGLAEKGALTAQQRLGNTLACMLMKLFWGADYTDLGPFRAISAPALRKLDMRDRNYGWTIEMQIKAIRHGLRTLEVPVDYRNRIGVSKVSGTVRGVIGAGGKILYVIFREALKGFLTRVAGPAQRRLIVFSRFPSPGSAKTRLIGELGEAGASRVQRLLTERTVAAARSLIEFPGLEVEVSCSGGSASRMKRWLGPGLSYVPQSGGGLGERMHSCLERALADGVCAAVLIGTDLPGLHAEILRRAFDSLETHDVVLGPAEDGGYYLVGLRLSAHGIFTGIEWSTPGVLEQTMQKALAADLSVATVDRLADLDSPSSLPGAETVSGLLLHGRESKLVSVVIPTLNERGILSRAVAALRAAGESVEVIVADCGSGDGTSALAVELGLKVLNCPRGRAVQMNLGARAAAGEYLLFLHADTILPPGFDSLVRNTLEIPDVSLGAFRLDLDEDHVGLRVIERTAWFRSRSMGIPYGDQALFVRAEDFRTVGGYPEIDLMEDYELTRRLAARGRVVTLDVPVLSSARRWRRRGFWRTTWENQLAILGHELGLSPSRLARFAGRG